In one window of Pseudomonas chlororaphis subsp. chlororaphis DNA:
- a CDS encoding DNA-3-methyladenine glycosylase family protein, giving the protein MRLVYQPPYDWPAMLAFLRARAIEGLETVSGERYSRSISLDGVHGWFSVSPGDSDALVLTLHFPDPQAHARIVARIRRLLDLDTDLAPIHRQLSADPLMARLIASRPGLRVPGAWDGFELAVRAVLGQQITVVAAIRLAGKLVAQYGQPLSCREAPAGLSHVFPEPGRMAGADLASLGMPRSRGRTLSGVAQALLDDPQLFAPKASLEHSLSALRALWGVGDWTAHYVALRQFREADAFPAADVGLLNALAALEGGPVSASQLLARAEAWRPWRGYAAQHLWTAL; this is encoded by the coding sequence GTGAGGCTGGTTTACCAGCCGCCCTATGACTGGCCGGCGATGCTGGCCTTTCTCCGGGCGCGGGCCATCGAGGGGCTGGAGACTGTCAGTGGCGAGCGCTACTCGCGCAGCATCAGCCTCGATGGCGTACACGGCTGGTTCAGTGTGAGCCCGGGCGACAGCGATGCGCTGGTGCTGACCCTGCACTTTCCCGACCCGCAGGCCCACGCGCGGATCGTTGCGCGCATCCGCCGCCTGCTGGACCTGGACACCGACCTGGCGCCGATCCATCGGCAACTGTCCGCCGACCCGTTGATGGCCCGCTTGATCGCCTCGCGGCCGGGGCTGCGCGTACCCGGTGCCTGGGACGGTTTCGAGCTGGCGGTGCGCGCGGTGCTGGGGCAGCAGATCACGGTGGTGGCGGCCATCCGCCTGGCGGGCAAGCTGGTGGCGCAGTATGGCCAGCCATTGAGCTGCAGGGAGGCGCCAGCGGGGTTGAGCCATGTGTTCCCCGAGCCGGGGCGGATGGCGGGCGCCGATCTGGCGAGCCTGGGCATGCCGCGCAGTCGGGGCCGAACCCTGTCCGGCGTGGCGCAGGCGCTGCTCGACGATCCGCAGCTGTTTGCCCCCAAGGCCAGCCTCGAACACAGCCTGTCGGCCTTGCGGGCGCTGTGGGGTGTCGGCGACTGGACCGCGCATTACGTGGCCCTGCGCCAGTTCCGTGAAGCGGACGCCTTTCCCGCGGCGGACGTGGGCCTGCTCAACGCCCTGGCGGCGCTCGAAGGCGGACCGGTCAGCGCCAGCCAGTTGCTGGCCCGCGCCGAGGCCTGGCGGCCATGGCGCGGCTACGCGGCGCAGCATTTGTGGACGGCTTTGTAG
- the arcD gene encoding arginine-ornithine antiporter has protein sequence MPQTTQKLRLGALIALVVGSMVGGGIFSLPQNMAARADAGAILIGWAITAVGMLTLAFVFQTLANRKPELDSGVYAYAKAGFGDYMGFSSAWGYWISAWLGNVGYFVLLFSTLGYFFPVFGQGNTPVAIACASVLLWAVHFLVLRGIKEAAFINLLTTVAKIVPLVMFIVIAAVAFKADIFTRDIWGRGNPNFGGVMDQVRNMMLVTVFVFIGIEGASVYSARAEKRADVGRATVIGFIGVLALLVLVNVLSLGIMSQPELATLQNPSLAAVLERIVGPWGALLISVGLAVSLLGALLSWALLCAEILFATARDRTMPAFLKKENANHVPVNALWLTNSMIQVFLLITLFSAGTYTSLIYLASSMILVPYLWSAAYAVLLSGRGETYEQASAERMKDLCIGGVALCYAVWLLYAGGVKYLLLSALLYAPGVILFAKAKREQGEPLFTGIEKGIFACVVAGASLAAYGLYSGVLSL, from the coding sequence ATGCCACAAACCACACAAAAACTGCGACTCGGTGCCCTGATCGCCCTGGTGGTGGGTTCGATGGTTGGCGGCGGGATCTTTTCCTTGCCGCAGAACATGGCGGCCCGGGCCGACGCCGGGGCGATCCTTATCGGTTGGGCGATCACCGCCGTGGGCATGCTGACCCTGGCCTTCGTGTTTCAAACCCTGGCCAACCGCAAGCCTGAACTCGACTCTGGGGTGTACGCCTACGCCAAGGCCGGGTTTGGCGACTACATGGGCTTTTCTTCGGCCTGGGGCTACTGGATCAGTGCCTGGCTGGGCAACGTCGGCTACTTCGTGCTGCTGTTCAGCACCCTGGGTTATTTCTTCCCGGTGTTTGGCCAGGGCAACACCCCGGTGGCCATCGCCTGCGCCTCGGTCCTGCTGTGGGCGGTGCACTTTCTGGTGCTGCGCGGGATCAAGGAAGCGGCGTTCATCAACCTGCTGACCACCGTGGCCAAGATCGTGCCGCTGGTGATGTTCATCGTGATTGCCGCGGTGGCGTTCAAGGCGGACATCTTCACCCGCGACATCTGGGGCCGTGGCAACCCGAACTTTGGCGGGGTGATGGACCAGGTGCGCAACATGATGCTGGTCACGGTCTTCGTGTTCATCGGCATCGAAGGCGCCAGCGTCTATTCGGCCCGGGCCGAGAAGCGTGCGGACGTCGGCCGGGCCACGGTGATCGGCTTTATCGGCGTGCTGGCCCTGCTGGTGCTGGTCAACGTGCTGTCCCTGGGGATCATGAGCCAGCCGGAACTGGCGACCTTGCAGAACCCGTCGCTGGCGGCGGTGCTGGAGCGCATCGTCGGTCCCTGGGGCGCGTTGCTGATCAGCGTCGGCCTGGCGGTTTCCCTGCTCGGTGCCTTGCTGTCGTGGGCGCTGCTGTGTGCCGAGATCCTGTTCGCCACGGCCCGCGACCGGACCATGCCGGCCTTCCTGAAAAAGGAGAACGCCAACCATGTGCCGGTCAACGCCCTGTGGCTGACCAACAGCATGATCCAGGTGTTCCTGCTGATTACCCTGTTCTCCGCCGGGACCTACACCAGCCTGATCTACCTCGCCTCATCGATGATCCTGGTGCCTTACCTGTGGTCGGCGGCCTATGCGGTGTTGCTCAGCGGCCGCGGCGAAACCTACGAGCAGGCCTCGGCCGAGCGCATGAAAGACCTGTGCATCGGTGGCGTGGCCCTGTGCTACGCGGTCTGGCTGTTGTACGCCGGTGGGGTCAAGTACCTGCTGCTGTCGGCCCTGCTGTATGCCCCCGGGGTGATCCTGTTCGCCAAGGCCAAGCGCGAGCAGGGCGAGCCGTTGTTCACCGGTATCGAGAAGGGCATTTTCGCTTGCGTGGTCGCCGGGGCCAGCCTGGCCGCCTATGGCCTGTACAGCGGTGTGCTGTCGCTGTGA
- the arcD gene encoding arginine-ornithine antiporter, protein MSDTPGKLRLGALVALVVGSMIGGGIFSLPQNMAASADVGAVLIGWAITAVGMLTLAFVFQTLANRKPDLDGGVYAYAKAGFGDYMGFSSAWGYWISAWLGNVGYFVLLFSTLGYFFPLFGEGNTPAAVIGASLLLWAVHFLVLRGIKEAAFINLVTTVAKVVPLLLFVLIALFAFKLDIFTADIWGVKNPDLGSVMNQVRNMMLVTVWVFIGIEGASIFSARAEKRSDVGKATVIGFITVLLFLVLVNVLSLGIMTQPELAKLQNPSMAAVLEHVVGHWGAVLISVGLIISLLGALLSWVLLCAEIMFAAAKDHTMPEFLRKENANHVPVNALWLTNAMVQIFLVITLFSASTYLSLIYLATSMILVPYLWSAAYAVLLAVRSETYEAALAERKKDLLIGSIALFYAIWLLYAGGVKYLLLSALLYAPGAILFAKAKRELGKPIFTNVEKLIFAAVVIGALLAAYGLYDGFLTL, encoded by the coding sequence ATGTCTGACACTCCCGGAAAACTACGGCTTGGTGCGTTAGTCGCCTTGGTAGTCGGCTCGATGATTGGCGGCGGGATCTTTTCCTTGCCACAAAACATGGCGGCAAGTGCCGATGTAGGCGCTGTTCTTATTGGCTGGGCTATTACCGCTGTCGGTATGTTGACACTGGCTTTCGTGTTTCAAACCCTGGCCAACCGCAAGCCTGACCTGGACGGTGGTGTCTACGCCTATGCCAAGGCCGGTTTCGGCGATTACATGGGCTTTTCTTCGGCCTGGGGCTACTGGATCAGCGCCTGGCTGGGCAACGTGGGGTACTTCGTACTCTTGTTCAGCACCCTGGGCTACTTCTTCCCGCTATTTGGGGAGGGGAACACTCCGGCCGCGGTGATCGGCGCCTCGCTGCTGCTGTGGGCCGTGCACTTTCTGGTGCTGCGCGGGATCAAGGAAGCGGCGTTCATCAACCTGGTAACCACGGTCGCCAAGGTGGTGCCGCTGCTGCTGTTCGTACTGATCGCCCTGTTCGCCTTCAAGCTGGACATCTTCACCGCGGACATCTGGGGCGTGAAGAACCCTGACCTGGGCAGCGTGATGAACCAGGTGCGCAACATGATGCTGGTCACCGTGTGGGTGTTCATCGGCATCGAAGGCGCGAGCATCTTCTCCGCCCGCGCGGAAAAACGCTCGGACGTGGGCAAGGCCACCGTGATCGGCTTCATCACCGTGCTGCTGTTCCTGGTGCTGGTGAACGTGCTGTCGCTGGGCATCATGACCCAGCCGGAGCTGGCGAAGCTGCAGAACCCGTCGATGGCGGCGGTGCTCGAGCATGTGGTCGGCCACTGGGGCGCGGTGCTGATCAGCGTCGGCCTGATCATCTCGCTGCTGGGGGCACTGCTGTCGTGGGTGCTGCTGTGCGCGGAGATCATGTTCGCCGCGGCCAAGGACCACACCATGCCGGAGTTCCTGCGCAAGGAGAACGCCAACCACGTGCCGGTCAACGCCCTGTGGCTGACCAACGCCATGGTGCAGATTTTCCTGGTCATCACCCTGTTCTCGGCCAGTACTTACCTGTCGCTGATCTACCTCGCCACCTCGATGATCCTGGTGCCCTACCTGTGGTCGGCGGCCTATGCCGTGCTGCTGGCGGTGCGCAGCGAAACCTACGAAGCGGCCCTGGCCGAACGCAAGAAAGACCTGCTGATCGGCTCCATCGCCCTGTTCTACGCGATCTGGCTGCTGTACGCCGGCGGGGTCAAGTACCTGCTGCTCTCCGCCCTGCTCTACGCCCCCGGCGCGATCCTGTTCGCCAAGGCCAAGCGGGAGTTGGGCAAACCGATTTTCACCAACGTCGAGAAGCTGATTTTCGCCGCAGTGGTCATAGGCGCCCTGTTGGCCGCCTACGGGCTCTACGACGGCTTCCTGACCCTGTAA